One window of Flavobacteriales bacterium genomic DNA carries:
- a CDS encoding MFS transporter produces MTTTPEKGSKKLINAWAFYDWANSVYNLVITATIFPIYFKLVTETKNADGSVNNVIEFLGIKLKNTTLYDFALSFAFLLIVLIAPFLSGIADYGGYKKKFMQFFSYLGALSCSLLFFFDDTNLWLGIILSILACIGYSGSLVFYNAFLPEIAHPEQQDRVSAKGFALGYFGSALLLIVCLVLMLNQDDGSGKMQMMRYSFLMVGIWWFAFAQIPFYYLPNNPTNAHPEGNNLKRGYQEIAKVWKELKHTPRLKRFLLAFFVYSMGVQTVMLVANHFGSDVIEMEPSQLITTILIIQFVAIFGAFLFSWTSGKIGNIRTLRLATLIWAAICAFTFFLVYKSGEFYIVATFVGLVMGGIQSLSRSTYSKLLPETEDHASYFSFFDICEKLSIVFGMGLFGFINEVSPSMREPIVVLISFFILGYLLLWRVKDK; encoded by the coding sequence ATGACTACCACGCCAGAAAAGGGGAGTAAAAAGCTAATCAATGCCTGGGCATTTTATGACTGGGCCAATTCGGTTTACAACCTTGTAATTACCGCAACTATTTTTCCGATCTATTTTAAACTGGTAACAGAAACAAAAAATGCAGATGGATCGGTTAACAACGTCATTGAATTTTTAGGAATAAAGCTCAAGAACACTACGCTTTATGACTTTGCTTTATCCTTTGCTTTCCTTTTAATTGTATTGATTGCTCCCTTCTTATCAGGAATTGCAGATTACGGAGGATACAAGAAAAAATTCATGCAATTTTTCAGTTACCTCGGCGCCTTATCTTGTTCATTGTTGTTTTTCTTTGATGACACAAATCTGTGGTTAGGAATAATACTATCCATTTTAGCATGCATCGGTTACAGTGGTAGTCTTGTATTTTACAATGCATTCCTCCCGGAGATTGCCCATCCGGAGCAGCAAGACCGTGTAAGTGCAAAAGGATTTGCTTTAGGTTATTTTGGTAGTGCATTGCTGTTAATCGTATGCCTGGTATTGATGTTGAATCAGGATGACGGGAGTGGTAAAATGCAAATGATGCGATACTCCTTTTTAATGGTTGGTATATGGTGGTTTGCATTTGCTCAAATTCCATTTTACTATTTACCTAACAACCCTACCAACGCACATCCCGAAGGGAATAATCTGAAAAGAGGCTACCAGGAAATTGCCAAAGTGTGGAAAGAATTAAAACATACACCGCGATTAAAGCGATTCCTTTTAGCATTTTTTGTTTACAGCATGGGCGTGCAAACCGTAATGCTTGTTGCCAATCATTTTGGATCTGATGTAATAGAAATGGAGCCAAGTCAATTAATCACCACTATTTTAATTATTCAGTTTGTTGCCATTTTTGGTGCTTTTTTATTTTCATGGACTTCCGGAAAAATCGGAAACATCCGAACATTAAGACTAGCCACATTAATTTGGGCGGCCATTTGCGCTTTTACCTTTTTTCTCGTTTACAAATCGGGGGAGTTCTACATCGTAGCCACCTTTGTTGGGTTAGTAATGGGCGGAATTCAATCGCTCAGTCGCTCAACTTATTCCAAATTGTTACCTGAAACTGAGGACCATGCTTCCTATTTCAGTTTCTTTGATATCTGTGAAAAGCTGAGTATTGTATTTGGAATGGGACTCTTCGGTTTTATTAATGAGGTGAGTCCAAGTATGCGCGAACCGATTGTGGTTTTAATCTCCTTTTTTATTCTTGGCTACCTCCTACTCTGGCGGGTAAAAGATAAATGA
- the lhgO gene encoding L-2-hydroxyglutarate oxidase gives MENKFDIAIIGGGIVGAATFYKLQIRFPDLSICLIEKMPRLADHQTGNNSGVIHSGLYYKPGSLKATNCVNGRHELVAFAKEYGIKHDVCGKIVVATEEKELPHMDKIFQNGIENKIEGIEKIGPDKIREIEPFVKGIAGIWVPCTGIIDFRGATEKMVEIALAKNQNSKLFLNEEVTGIEHHSDHSVISTSKGKHTASRLIFCGGLQADRLAKKDKVKIKEKVVGFRGDYYELTEQGKHKVKNLIYPVPNPDFPFLGVHFTRMTNGETECGPNAVFTFKREGYGKTDFSLRDTWDALTYIGTWRLFFHNMKFGINEYRRAFSKRLFLKTLQRMIPDLTMDDIHPGRAGVRALLLRRDGDTRDDFRIETAGNSIHVLNAPSPAATASLAIGGQIADMAEKHFNLK, from the coding sequence ATGGAAAACAAATTCGATATTGCCATTATTGGTGGAGGAATTGTAGGCGCTGCTACATTTTACAAACTTCAAATCAGGTTCCCCGATTTAAGCATTTGTCTCATTGAAAAAATGCCTCGGCTGGCAGATCATCAAACAGGGAATAACTCTGGTGTTATCCACTCCGGATTATATTATAAACCGGGATCTTTAAAAGCAACAAATTGCGTGAATGGCAGACATGAATTAGTGGCTTTTGCAAAAGAGTATGGCATTAAGCATGATGTATGCGGCAAAATTGTAGTGGCCACTGAGGAAAAAGAATTACCTCATATGGACAAAATTTTCCAAAATGGAATTGAAAATAAAATTGAAGGCATAGAGAAAATTGGTCCCGATAAAATCCGCGAAATAGAACCTTTTGTTAAAGGTATTGCTGGCATTTGGGTTCCCTGCACAGGCATTATTGATTTCCGCGGCGCCACTGAAAAAATGGTGGAGATTGCACTTGCTAAAAATCAAAATTCAAAATTATTTCTCAATGAAGAAGTAACCGGAATAGAACATCATTCTGATCACTCGGTGATAAGCACTTCCAAAGGGAAACACACTGCTTCGCGACTTATTTTCTGTGGTGGATTGCAAGCGGATCGCCTGGCAAAAAAAGACAAGGTGAAGATCAAGGAAAAGGTTGTTGGTTTTAGAGGAGATTATTACGAATTAACCGAACAGGGAAAACACAAAGTGAAGAACCTGATTTACCCTGTTCCTAATCCCGATTTCCCCTTTTTAGGCGTTCACTTTACGCGGATGACCAACGGAGAAACCGAATGTGGTCCGAATGCCGTTTTTACCTTTAAACGCGAAGGATATGGCAAAACGGACTTTTCACTTCGTGACACCTGGGATGCTTTGACCTATATTGGAACATGGAGGTTATTTTTTCATAACATGAAATTTGGAATCAACGAATACCGCCGTGCCTTTTCCAAGCGTTTGTTTTTAAAAACACTTCAACGGATGATTCCGGATCTAACCATGGACGATATTCATCCCGGAAGAGCCGGGGTAAGAGCCTTGTTATTGAGAAGAGACGGCGACACGCGTGATGATTTCAGAATAGAAACTGCCGGTAATTCCATCCATGTTTTAAACGCACCATCTCCTGCTGCAACAGCAAGTTTAGCCATAGGCGGACAAATAGCCGACATGGCAGAAAAGCACTTTAATCTGAAATAA
- a CDS encoding efflux RND transporter periplasmic adaptor subunit translates to MKTRHVVLVGAIVMVLFMVKTLISNQNIFSLKTEEKKGSSARFVKAIEASPDSNMVLIEGQGRISSTRKIDVSAEVQGLILPGKVFKSGTNVRQGELLFSIRDQDARLSLQARKSNYLNVISNVLPDLKLDYPESYNEWKNFFDKIEISSPLPELPVVKSSREKSFLASKNIFGEYYGIRSDEERLKKYVVVAPFDGTITDVFSEPGAVVNPGTKLLSLIKSDDLEIEVPIDVKNIGWIKVGAKVELHATSGPAEFTGTVIRIGEFVNASTQSMPVFVKIEKGDKDVLYSGMYLTAKIRGHALANTIEIPRRAIVDDHYYYFIKDSLLVKKELNIEYVTKENVIASGIPKGTMVVIEPLSNVNDSLRVIPNVKK, encoded by the coding sequence ATGAAAACCAGACATGTTGTACTTGTTGGAGCTATAGTAATGGTTCTGTTTATGGTTAAAACCCTCATTTCAAATCAGAACATTTTCAGCTTAAAAACGGAAGAAAAAAAGGGAAGCTCAGCCCGATTTGTAAAAGCCATCGAGGCAAGTCCCGATAGTAATATGGTGTTAATTGAGGGTCAGGGCCGGATTTCCTCTACCCGTAAAATTGATGTATCTGCAGAAGTGCAAGGATTGATTTTGCCTGGCAAAGTATTTAAGTCGGGAACGAATGTCCGCCAGGGGGAACTTTTATTCTCCATTCGCGACCAGGATGCACGTTTATCATTACAGGCAAGAAAATCGAATTATTTGAATGTGATTTCAAATGTCCTCCCGGATTTAAAACTCGATTATCCGGAGAGTTATAATGAATGGAAAAATTTCTTTGATAAAATAGAAATCAGCTCTCCTCTACCCGAATTACCCGTTGTAAAATCATCACGTGAAAAATCATTTCTGGCTTCAAAGAATATTTTTGGGGAGTATTACGGAATCCGATCAGATGAAGAACGCTTAAAAAAATACGTTGTGGTTGCACCATTTGACGGAACCATAACAGATGTATTTTCCGAACCGGGAGCGGTAGTTAATCCAGGAACAAAATTATTGTCGCTGATTAAATCGGACGATCTTGAGATAGAGGTTCCCATTGACGTAAAAAACATTGGTTGGATTAAAGTTGGAGCGAAAGTAGAATTGCATGCAACATCTGGTCCTGCAGAATTCACCGGTACCGTTATTCGTATTGGCGAGTTTGTTAATGCTTCCACCCAATCGATGCCGGTTTTTGTAAAAATAGAAAAGGGCGATAAAGATGTACTTTATTCAGGCATGTACCTTACTGCGAAAATCAGAGGCCATGCGCTGGCTAATACCATTGAAATTCCCCGAAGAGCTATTGTAGATGATCATTATTATTATTTCATCAAGGATTCCCTTTTGGTTAAGAAAGAACTCAATATAGAATATGTAACCAAAGAAAATGTAATTGCAAGTGGAATTCCGAAGGGAACAATGGTTGTTATTGAGCCGCTCAGTAATGTAAATGACAGTTTACGTGTAATCCCTAATGTGAAAAAATGA
- a CDS encoding efflux RND transporter permease subunit: protein MRRLIAFFITNPIWGNAFILITIVFGLLSLFNMRRSFFPEIAPRIITISVAYPGASPAEMEEGVTTKIEQAVEGLSGIKKITSSSEENVANIKIEAYEDTDMDEMLTDVENTVNSINSFPVGAEKPIVKKLKVSEMGGTAAFLSLTGPDDLWALKHKAEEIENDFLASPAISQLRIVGYPDVEFSIEVQENKLLEYGLRFDQVVAAVKSNNIDLTGGTIKTEEEEYIIRLRAKQTVADEIGKIVLRANNEGEIIFLSDVASVKFQFADRPFKSYLDGKRNVSIIVSKLPDEDLGAIAKFLDDYSTKFNEKNKDYQLKIIFQFADMLQERIDLLATNGLQGFVLVLICLGFFLSLRVSFWVAMGIPISFLGLFIFGYMYGMTINMISLFGMIIVIGILVDDGIVISENIYAHFERGKSPMRAALDGTSEVFTSVIASVLTTVVAFALLMFVGGQFEMMREMAFAVVACLIFSLFEAILTLPQHLGHDSMLKPVKVGWYQKVRGRINKWIDSFRDGYAWLLEKIMRRHRITLFIPMAFIVLVAFLFSKQIIKFTFFPNVQLDDITISVAFKPGEREMQTEDFLTYCQSKVYEVRDSLEKAHGSPVITATTLSIGAAELLGENGAHAGTLRMQIDIEGKEIESYTIAELVRQRIGPVKGPEKFTIGGQGRFGKPVALMMSSNNQQELTEARNFVKGKFINLGPLKDVTDNSPLGAQEINIELLPKAYLLGLSRNEIARQIRQGFFGEEAQRLIIGEDEARVWIRYPKEDRMYLGQVEEMKIKTLNGETYPLKELVNFSIKRGDVGIRHYNGKKEITVEADLINNNAPVGDAIQLVTDSVLPELKQRYPSIETTFLGQAERARETQGPMMIVLFLTIFLVILILALTFSSTLQAFIVLTAVPAGIFCAFFGHGLEGKPVSLFSFWGIIALVGILVNDAVVMVDTYNRYIKEGMSVKDAAYEAGRSRFRAVLLTSITTVAGLYPLILEDSFQAQFLIPMAIAVAHGLLWGTMFTILFFPTVIIFYNDLRRTLIWFNGNIPSVFSTFFLLVTFLLDIGIVFGFQFAGNLSIGLPITLGSLVIQSLIFIPLIVLKPDVAKRAVAIHVALLFNLALIIIPFYVFAKLKYGIFILIPEGVFIYFFYEHIMKWIFKYHIDSFPNAESVEPIFRRNKLELQLEKDLSDEQA from the coding sequence ATGAGACGTCTAATAGCCTTTTTCATCACCAATCCCATTTGGGGAAATGCATTTATTCTGATTACAATCGTATTCGGTTTACTTTCGTTGTTCAACATGCGGCGGTCCTTTTTCCCTGAAATAGCACCGCGTATTATCACCATCTCAGTAGCTTATCCGGGTGCATCTCCTGCAGAAATGGAAGAAGGTGTTACCACTAAAATTGAGCAGGCTGTTGAAGGTTTATCCGGAATAAAAAAAATCACTTCCTCATCCGAAGAAAATGTAGCCAACATTAAAATTGAGGCGTATGAGGACACCGATATGGATGAAATGCTTACCGATGTAGAGAACACGGTAAACTCCATTAATTCATTTCCGGTAGGTGCAGAAAAACCTATTGTAAAAAAATTGAAGGTTAGCGAAATGGGCGGTACAGCTGCTTTTTTATCCTTAACCGGACCCGATGATTTATGGGCGCTCAAACATAAAGCGGAAGAAATTGAGAATGATTTTCTTGCTTCACCTGCTATTTCTCAACTTCGAATTGTAGGTTATCCGGATGTTGAATTTTCAATTGAAGTTCAGGAAAACAAATTACTGGAATACGGCTTACGATTTGATCAGGTTGTGGCTGCCGTAAAATCTAACAATATTGATTTAACCGGTGGTACCATTAAAACAGAGGAAGAAGAATACATCATCCGTTTAAGAGCTAAACAAACGGTTGCAGATGAAATCGGAAAAATTGTTTTAAGAGCAAACAACGAAGGTGAAATTATTTTTCTTAGCGATGTTGCTTCGGTTAAATTTCAATTTGCAGACCGACCTTTTAAATCTTATTTAGACGGCAAACGAAATGTTTCCATCATTGTTTCTAAATTACCAGATGAAGACCTGGGAGCCATCGCAAAATTTCTGGATGATTATTCCACAAAATTCAATGAAAAAAATAAAGACTATCAACTTAAAATCATTTTCCAGTTTGCCGATATGCTGCAAGAGCGTATCGATCTTTTAGCTACAAATGGATTACAGGGATTTGTACTGGTACTAATTTGCTTAGGATTTTTCCTCAGTCTCCGCGTATCCTTCTGGGTTGCGATGGGTATCCCAATTTCATTTTTAGGCTTATTTATTTTCGGTTATATGTATGGTATGACCATCAATATGATTTCACTCTTTGGGATGATTATCGTAATTGGAATTCTGGTTGATGATGGTATTGTGATTTCCGAAAATATTTATGCCCATTTTGAACGAGGTAAATCGCCCATGCGCGCTGCCCTGGATGGGACGTCAGAAGTTTTCACCTCGGTGATTGCATCTGTTTTAACTACAGTTGTAGCTTTTGCATTGCTAATGTTTGTCGGCGGTCAGTTTGAAATGATGCGAGAAATGGCTTTTGCGGTAGTAGCATGTTTAATCTTTTCTTTATTCGAAGCAATTCTCACTTTACCGCAACATCTCGGTCACGATTCCATGTTGAAACCGGTAAAAGTCGGCTGGTACCAAAAAGTAAGAGGAAGAATTAATAAATGGATAGATAGTTTTAGGGATGGCTATGCCTGGTTACTTGAAAAAATCATGCGCAGACACCGGATTACTTTGTTCATCCCAATGGCTTTTATCGTTCTGGTTGCTTTTTTATTCAGCAAACAAATCATCAAGTTTACATTCTTCCCCAATGTGCAATTGGATGATATTACCATTTCTGTAGCCTTTAAACCGGGGGAACGTGAAATGCAGACGGAGGACTTTCTTACTTATTGTCAATCGAAAGTTTATGAAGTAAGAGATTCACTGGAAAAAGCACATGGATCACCGGTTATTACTGCAACCACATTATCTATTGGCGCGGCTGAATTACTTGGTGAAAATGGTGCACATGCAGGAACCTTAAGAATGCAAATTGATATAGAAGGAAAAGAAATTGAAAGTTATACCATTGCAGAATTAGTGCGGCAACGAATTGGACCGGTAAAAGGTCCGGAGAAATTCACCATTGGTGGACAAGGCCGTTTTGGTAAACCGGTGGCGCTGATGATGTCATCGAACAACCAGCAAGAATTAACTGAAGCCCGCAATTTTGTAAAAGGGAAATTTATTAATCTGGGACCGTTGAAAGACGTAACGGATAATAGTCCTTTAGGTGCTCAGGAAATCAATATTGAACTTTTGCCAAAAGCTTATTTATTAGGATTAAGCAGAAATGAAATTGCACGTCAAATTCGTCAGGGATTTTTTGGTGAAGAGGCTCAGCGTTTAATTATAGGTGAAGATGAAGCCAGAGTTTGGATTCGTTATCCGAAGGAAGACCGAATGTATTTAGGTCAGGTGGAAGAAATGAAAATTAAAACCCTGAATGGTGAAACTTATCCTTTAAAAGAGCTAGTGAATTTTTCTATAAAACGTGGAGATGTTGGAATACGACATTACAACGGAAAAAAAGAAATTACGGTTGAAGCCGATTTAATCAACAACAACGCACCGGTTGGTGATGCAATTCAATTAGTCACCGACAGTGTACTTCCTGAATTAAAACAGCGCTATCCAAGCATTGAAACAACTTTTCTTGGTCAGGCAGAACGTGCAAGGGAAACACAAGGTCCGATGATGATTGTTTTGTTCCTGACTATTTTCCTTGTGATATTAATCCTGGCTTTAACCTTTAGCTCTACCCTACAAGCATTCATCGTCCTTACCGCCGTTCCCGCCGGAATTTTCTGCGCATTTTTTGGTCACGGTCTCGAAGGTAAACCTGTTTCTTTATTTAGTTTCTGGGGGATTATTGCGTTGGTTGGAATTTTGGTGAATGATGCAGTGGTAATGGTGGATACCTACAATCGCTACATTAAAGAAGGGATGTCGGTAAAAGACGCTGCCTATGAAGCAGGACGATCGCGATTTAGAGCTGTATTACTTACATCCATCACCACGGTGGCAGGTTTATATCCTTTAATTTTGGAGGACAGTTTTCAGGCACAGTTTTTAATTCCGATGGCCATTGCCGTTGCGCACGGATTATTATGGGGAACCATGTTTACCATTTTATTTTTCCCGACCGTAATTATTTTTTACAACGATTTGAGAAGGACACTGATCTGGTTTAATGGAAATATTCCATCCGTATTCAGCACCTTCTTCCTGCTAGTTACCTTTTTGTTGGATATTGGAATTGTGTTTGGTTTTCAATTTGCAGGAAATTTAAGTATCGGACTGCCTATAACTCTTGGTTCATTGGTAATACAATCGCTCATTTTTATCCCATTAATTGTTTTAAAACCTGATGTAGCAAAAAGAGCGGTGGCAATTCATGTGGCTCTATTGTTCAACCTCGCATTAATTATCATTCCATTTTATGTATTTGCAAAGTTGAAGTACGGAATATTCATTTTAATTCCTGAAGGAGTATTTATTTATTTCTTTTATGAGCATATAATGAAATGGATATTTAAATATCATATTGATTCGTTTCCGAATGCTGAATCCGTTGAACCAATATTCAGAAGAAATAAATTGGAATTACAACTTGAAAAAGATCTTAGTGATGAACAAGCATAA
- a CDS encoding TolC family protein, with product MNKHKLILFISLCLASQYIAAQEKLSLSDAIRISLEKNYKIEIAKDQIAIAKNNNNWGEAGRWPSIDLQITQNNNILDQSNNPTAFIKDKITTNSVNGNLSANWMLFGGFRVKFTKEKLEQIQAQSEGNALVVVENTIQGVILAYYNSVLQKEKLDVLAKLIKLSRDKYDHMQRKKDLGVSGTFDLLQIKNAYMSDSTNYLLQEIAYRNSVRNLNLLMSQDVERFYDLSDFLEAKTERYEYDTLKSRMLRSNNTIMNQYINLELQRTAIDLAKSSMYPVVSLQVGTNNSFSHFQTSQFESNGSNLNYFANFVINFNLFNGGKTKRAIQNARIQEHLQSITLEEQVFTLTGQLRNAYEMYLARQVILMLTSEAYSNAEFNLKLAQERFDQGTLSSFNFRDVQIQFLNAAMVRLEAAYNLINSHTELMRLTGGILSIN from the coding sequence ATGAACAAGCATAAATTAATTTTATTCATCTCTCTCTGCCTGGCCTCGCAATATATTGCAGCGCAAGAGAAATTATCGCTTTCGGATGCTATTCGGATTTCTTTAGAAAAAAATTATAAAATTGAAATCGCAAAAGATCAGATTGCTATTGCTAAAAACAATAATAACTGGGGCGAGGCGGGAAGATGGCCAAGTATTGATTTGCAAATAACGCAGAACAACAACATTCTTGATCAGAGTAATAATCCAACCGCATTTATTAAGGATAAAATCACAACGAACTCAGTCAACGGTAATCTATCTGCAAACTGGATGTTGTTTGGTGGATTCAGAGTTAAATTCACCAAAGAAAAACTTGAACAAATTCAGGCACAGAGTGAGGGCAATGCTTTGGTTGTAGTGGAAAACACGATTCAGGGTGTAATTTTGGCTTATTATAATTCAGTATTACAAAAAGAAAAACTGGATGTATTGGCGAAACTGATCAAGTTGTCGCGCGATAAATATGATCACATGCAACGCAAAAAGGATTTGGGTGTAAGTGGAACCTTCGATTTGCTCCAGATAAAAAATGCGTACATGAGTGATTCTACCAACTATTTATTGCAAGAAATCGCATATAGAAATTCGGTGAGGAATTTAAATTTATTAATGAGTCAGGATGTAGAACGTTTTTACGACCTCAGCGATTTTTTAGAAGCAAAAACTGAGCGTTATGAATACGACACCTTAAAATCGAGAATGCTCAGAAGCAACAATACCATTATGAACCAGTATATCAATTTGGAGTTACAACGCACTGCCATTGATTTAGCCAAGAGTTCGATGTATCCGGTTGTTTCATTGCAGGTAGGAACCAACAATTCATTTAGTCACTTTCAAACCTCACAATTTGAATCGAACGGCTCCAACCTCAACTACTTTGCCAATTTTGTAATCAACTTTAATTTATTCAACGGCGGCAAAACCAAACGTGCCATTCAAAATGCGCGCATTCAGGAACATTTGCAGAGCATTACGTTGGAAGAGCAGGTTTTTACGCTTACAGGTCAATTACGAAACGCCTACGAAATGTATTTAGCGCGACAGGTAATTTTGATGTTGACTTCAGAAGCGTATTCAAATGCCGAATTCAATTTAAAACTGGCACAAGAACGCTTTGATCAGGGAACCTTATCGTCTTTCAATTTCAGGGATGTCCAGATTCAATTTTTAAATGCTGCTATGGTTCGTCTGGAAGCTGCCTATAACCTGATTAATTCTCACACTGAACTAATGCGTTTAACGGGTGGGATTCTATCGATTAACTGA
- the ettA gene encoding energy-dependent translational throttle protein EttA produces the protein MSDDRKVIFSMVKVNKTTPQGKHILKDIYLSFFYGAKIGIIGPNGAGKSTVLRIIAGLDKTYQGDVVFSPGYTVGHLAQEPELDESKTVIDIVREGVQGTMDLLQEFEDINNKFGESEYLDDPDKMEKLMNRQAEVQEKLDACDAWNIDVKLARAMDALQCPEADTPINVLSGGERRRVALCRLLLQQPDVLLLDEPTNHLDAESVLWLEQHLQQYPGTVIAITHDRYFLDNVAGWILELDRGEGIPWKGNYTSWLEQKKKRLEEEEKSESKRQKVLERELDWVRQGAKGRQAKQKARLQNYEKMLSEDTKEKEAKLELFIPPGPRLGNEVISFEHVAKGFGDRILYEDLNFKLPPAGIVGIIGPNGAGKTTIFRMIMGEEQPDAGKITIGETVKIAYVDQSHKEIDPNKSVWEVISGGGNENIELGGKLVNSRAYVSRFNFNGTDQNKKCGILSGGERNRLHLAMTLKSGSNVLLLDEPTNDLDVNTIRSLEEALENYAGCAVIISHDRWFLDRVCTHILAFEGDASVYSFEGSFTEYEENKKKRLGDTLEKKFRYKKLVK, from the coding sequence ATGTCAGACGATCGCAAAGTCATTTTTTCCATGGTGAAGGTGAACAAAACCACACCACAAGGCAAGCATATTTTAAAGGACATCTACCTCTCCTTTTTCTACGGAGCAAAAATCGGGATTATCGGACCCAACGGTGCCGGTAAATCAACGGTGTTAAGGATTATTGCCGGACTCGACAAAACCTATCAGGGAGATGTTGTGTTTTCACCGGGGTATACGGTTGGACACCTTGCTCAGGAACCGGAATTAGATGAAAGTAAAACGGTAATCGACATTGTGCGTGAGGGTGTGCAGGGGACCATGGATCTATTGCAGGAATTCGAAGACATTAACAACAAATTCGGTGAATCCGAATACCTGGATGATCCCGATAAAATGGAAAAATTAATGAATCGCCAGGCAGAAGTTCAGGAAAAACTCGATGCGTGCGATGCATGGAATATTGATGTGAAACTGGCGCGTGCGATGGACGCTCTGCAATGTCCGGAAGCCGATACTCCAATAAATGTTTTATCAGGAGGTGAAAGAAGACGGGTAGCTTTATGCCGACTCCTCCTTCAACAACCCGATGTTTTATTGTTGGATGAACCGACCAACCACCTTGATGCAGAAAGTGTATTGTGGTTAGAACAACACTTACAACAATATCCAGGAACTGTAATTGCAATTACCCACGATAGATACTTCCTCGATAATGTTGCAGGCTGGATTCTCGAATTAGACCGCGGCGAAGGAATTCCCTGGAAAGGAAATTATACTTCATGGCTAGAACAGAAAAAGAAACGCCTCGAAGAAGAGGAAAAATCGGAAAGCAAGCGACAAAAAGTTCTGGAGAGAGAGTTGGATTGGGTGCGCCAGGGAGCGAAGGGTCGACAAGCAAAACAAAAAGCGCGTCTTCAGAACTATGAAAAAATGTTGAGCGAAGACACCAAAGAAAAAGAAGCAAAACTGGAATTATTTATTCCACCGGGACCTCGTCTTGGAAATGAAGTTATTTCGTTTGAACATGTAGCAAAAGGATTTGGCGACAGAATTCTTTATGAGGATCTAAATTTCAAACTTCCTCCTGCAGGTATCGTGGGAATTATTGGTCCGAACGGTGCCGGTAAAACAACCATTTTCAGAATGATTATGGGAGAAGAACAGCCCGATGCCGGTAAAATCACCATAGGTGAAACGGTAAAAATTGCCTATGTAGATCAGTCGCATAAAGAAATTGATCCCAATAAATCAGTATGGGAAGTAATTTCCGGAGGAGGAAATGAAAACATTGAACTTGGAGGAAAACTGGTAAATTCCCGCGCTTATGTTTCGCGGTTTAATTTTAATGGGACCGACCAAAATAAAAAATGTGGAATATTATCCGGTGGAGAAAGAAACCGATTGCATTTGGCCATGACATTAAAATCCGGCTCCAACGTATTGTTACTCGATGAGCCGACCAATGATCTGGATGTAAATACCATTCGTTCATTGGAAGAGGCGCTAGAGAACTACGCAGGTTGTGCCGTAATTATTTCGCACGACAGATGGTTCTTAGACCGTGTTTGCACACATATTCTGGCATTCGAAGGCGACGCTTCGGTTTATTCGTTTGAAGGATCATTTACTGAATACGAGGAAAACAAGAAAAAACGACTTGGCGACACACTCGAGAAAAAATTCAGGTATAAAAAGTTGGTTAAGTAA
- the rsmG gene encoding 16S rRNA (guanine(527)-N(7))-methyltransferase RsmG → MQSEIIRKYFPEITKEQEDKFNRLFELYSDWNSKINVISRKDMDQFYIHHVLHSLGIAKVIRFQPGTKILDVGTGGGFPGVPLAILYPDAQFHLVDSIGKKIKVVNEVAESLQLKNITTQHSRAEDIKGKFHFIVSRAVTTFSEFIPWVANKFAKEEFNSLPNGILYLKGGDLSEELKGIKHYEITELKTIFEEEFFETKKVVYLL, encoded by the coding sequence ATGCAATCTGAAATCATCAGAAAATACTTCCCAGAAATAACAAAAGAGCAGGAAGATAAATTCAACCGGCTTTTTGAGTTGTACTCCGATTGGAATTCTAAAATCAACGTGATTTCGAGAAAGGACATGGATCAATTTTATATTCACCATGTATTACATTCATTAGGAATCGCAAAAGTAATTCGCTTTCAACCGGGGACAAAAATCCTTGACGTTGGAACCGGAGGTGGATTTCCGGGAGTACCACTTGCAATTTTATATCCTGATGCACAATTTCATTTAGTCGATTCGATTGGAAAAAAAATAAAAGTTGTAAATGAAGTTGCCGAATCACTGCAGTTAAAAAACATTACCACACAACATTCAAGAGCTGAAGATATAAAAGGTAAATTTCACTTTATCGTTTCACGTGCCGTGACCACATTCAGTGAATTTATCCCATGGGTCGCCAATAAATTTGCGAAAGAGGAATTCAATTCACTTCCCAACGGAATATTGTATTTAAAGGGAGGCGATTTAAGCGAAGAATTAAAGGGAATAAAGCACTACGAAATCACAGAATTGAAAACGATTTTTGAGGAAGAATTTTTTGAAACCAAAAAAGTAGTTTACCTACTCTAG